One genomic window of Pigmentiphaga litoralis includes the following:
- a CDS encoding MFS transporter: MTPSTATHHAGPEPTTAPLAAASSPSATATATPWAAVGSMAMCVALLIASEFMPVSLLTPIATDLHATQGMAGQAISVSGLFAVVTSLFIATIASRFDRRHVLLALTVVMLASLLLIASATNFAVFMAARALLGITVGGFWALSTATIMRLVPDAAVPKALGLLYTGNAVAAAFAAPIGSYVGGLIGWRGVFWAMTPFVVANLIWQWASLPSLPPQAATPVRKVLGLLKRPHVAFAMLGVMLTFAGAFASFTYFRPFLETTTGVTVTQLSLLLLCLGAAGFLGTYSASMLIGRHLYALMRWLPLALAAVTLAMLVAGHWLWAVGGLMVAWGTLNSAIPVCWSTWLSKGVADDPESGGGLMVAAIQLAIMLGGGLGGLLLDGMSITATFVGSAVLLVAASVSVGNGKRIRPAE; encoded by the coding sequence ATGACCCCTTCCACTGCCACCCATCACGCGGGGCCTGAACCGACGACTGCGCCCTTGGCCGCTGCGTCGTCGCCCTCCGCCACCGCCACCGCCACGCCCTGGGCCGCGGTTGGCTCCATGGCCATGTGCGTCGCCCTGCTGATCGCGTCCGAATTCATGCCGGTCAGCCTGCTGACGCCCATTGCCACCGACCTGCATGCGACCCAGGGCATGGCCGGCCAGGCGATCTCGGTATCGGGGCTGTTTGCCGTGGTGACGAGCCTGTTCATTGCGACGATCGCCAGCCGCTTCGACCGCCGCCACGTCCTGCTGGCATTGACGGTCGTCATGCTGGCGTCCTTGCTGCTGATCGCGTCGGCCACCAACTTTGCCGTGTTCATGGCGGCGCGCGCCCTGCTCGGCATCACCGTTGGCGGCTTCTGGGCCCTGTCGACCGCGACCATCATGCGGCTGGTGCCCGACGCCGCTGTCCCCAAGGCGCTGGGGCTGCTGTACACCGGTAACGCCGTGGCCGCGGCGTTCGCGGCGCCAATCGGCAGCTATGTGGGCGGCCTGATTGGCTGGCGCGGCGTGTTCTGGGCGATGACGCCTTTCGTGGTGGCCAACCTGATCTGGCAGTGGGCAAGCCTGCCGTCCCTGCCCCCGCAAGCGGCCACGCCCGTGCGCAAGGTGCTGGGCCTGCTGAAGCGGCCGCATGTAGCCTTTGCCATGCTCGGTGTGATGCTGACCTTTGCGGGCGCCTTCGCCAGCTTTACCTATTTCCGGCCATTCCTGGAAACGACCACCGGCGTGACCGTGACGCAGTTGTCATTGCTGTTGCTGTGCCTGGGCGCGGCGGGGTTCCTGGGGACATACAGCGCCAGCATGCTGATCGGACGTCACCTGTACGCGTTGATGCGCTGGCTGCCGCTGGCTTTGGCCGCGGTGACCCTGGCGATGCTGGTCGCGGGTCACTGGTTATGGGCTGTCGGTGGACTGATGGTTGCGTGGGGCACGCTGAATTCGGCGATCCCGGTGTGCTGGTCGACCTGGCTGTCGAAGGGTGTCGCGGACGACCCGGAGAGTGGGGGCGGCCTGATGGTCGCGGCGATTCAGCTGGCGATCATGCTGGGCGGCGGACTGGGTGGGCTGCTGCTGGACGGGATGTCGATTACGGCGACGTTCGTAGGCAGCGCGGTGCTGCTGGTGGCCGCGTCGGTGAGTGTGGGGAACGGGAAACGGATCCGGCCGGCGGAGTGA
- a CDS encoding LysR family transcriptional regulator produces MARAKLDDLLVFFAVARERSFTRAAAKLGMTQSALSHIVRGLEARMGVRLLIRTTRSVSPTEAGERLLQNVAPRLDEVEAEIAAISDLGDKPAGTIRITAIDHVIDTVLWPRLAPILPAYPDLHVEITSDYRLVDIAAERYDIGVRFGDQVEKDMIAVRLTADVRMMIVGSPGYFGDRPVPASIADLHRHNCITLRLSSSGGVYAWELRDNGRDVEVRVRGQCMFNSAYQILNAALSGCGLAFVPEDLAGPAVQDGRLISVMEAFCPSFPGLHAYYPSRRHSSRALALVIAAIRHKA; encoded by the coding sequence ATGGCTCGCGCCAAGCTCGACGACCTTCTCGTTTTTTTCGCCGTCGCCCGGGAACGCAGCTTCACGCGCGCCGCCGCCAAGCTCGGCATGACGCAATCCGCGCTCAGCCACATCGTCCGCGGGCTGGAAGCGAGGATGGGCGTGCGCCTGTTGATCCGCACCACCCGGAGCGTGTCGCCAACCGAAGCGGGCGAACGGCTGCTGCAGAACGTCGCGCCGCGTCTGGACGAGGTCGAAGCCGAAATCGCGGCGATCAGCGACCTGGGCGACAAGCCGGCCGGCACCATCCGGATCACTGCCATCGACCACGTGATCGACACCGTGCTGTGGCCCCGCCTGGCGCCCATCCTGCCGGCCTATCCCGATCTGCATGTCGAGATCACGTCGGACTACCGGCTGGTCGACATCGCCGCCGAGCGGTATGACATTGGCGTGCGTTTTGGCGACCAGGTCGAAAAGGACATGATCGCCGTGCGCCTGACGGCCGATGTCCGCATGATGATCGTCGGGTCGCCCGGCTACTTCGGCGACCGCCCTGTGCCGGCGTCCATTGCCGACCTGCACCGGCACAACTGCATCACCTTGCGCCTGTCCAGCAGCGGGGGCGTGTACGCCTGGGAACTGCGCGACAACGGCCGCGATGTCGAAGTGCGGGTGCGCGGCCAATGCATGTTCAACAGCGCCTACCAGATCCTGAACGCCGCGCTGAGCGGCTGCGGCCTGGCTTTCGTTCCGGAAGACCTGGCGGGCCCCGCCGTGCAGGATGGCCGCCTGATCAGTGTCATGGAAGCCTTCTGCCCCAGCTTTCCCGGCCTGCACGCCTACTACCCCAGCCGACGCCATTCGTCGCGCGCGCTGGCGCTGGTGATTGCCGCGATCCGGCACAAGGCGTGA
- a CDS encoding sigma-70 family RNA polymerase sigma factor, protein MLLPSAPTPSPLLVAFLGCYRDLVRFLTRRTGSQDEANAIAHDTWIRLTELAQRDGLTPPTCPSESRAYIFTSARHLAIDRLRHQQTVQRHADHHAAPTLAASPDEAESLMYRQAIGAVDGALAGLPDRARQVFLRNKVHGEDQSDLAREFGVSRNLIERDMMLAMDRVEAAMHRWHGSRSAVSHMPRQGRRQSLSALLGLGAFGLGGAALWRWAAYATPQWQDAYATQHAQRARHVLPDGSVLTLDAASRVDVTYYGSRRVVSLLAGAAFFEVTPEPARPFQVDVARQHDGVRVTVLGTRFGVEREPSDAVRIEVESGRVAVEPTGKGRWPRQELTAAQRLRVLPHDDRRPPAASIERHDHVSEAASWRHGMVAFDNQPLDDVIDRLRRYVAQTVDLDAAVSPLRLSGQVRTDKVDDFLAALPRILPVAATLADGRWQVTRPGR, encoded by the coding sequence ATGCTGCTGCCTTCCGCCCCGACGCCTTCTCCTTTGCTTGTCGCCTTCCTGGGGTGCTACCGGGATCTCGTCCGCTTCCTGACCCGGCGCACCGGTTCGCAAGACGAAGCCAACGCCATCGCCCACGACACCTGGATCCGCCTGACCGAACTCGCGCAGCGCGATGGCCTGACGCCGCCCACCTGCCCGTCGGAGTCGCGCGCCTACATCTTCACCAGCGCGCGCCACCTGGCCATTGACCGGCTGCGCCATCAGCAGACGGTGCAGCGTCACGCCGACCACCATGCAGCGCCCACGCTGGCCGCATCGCCCGACGAAGCCGAGTCCCTCATGTACCGCCAGGCGATCGGCGCGGTCGACGGCGCGCTGGCCGGACTGCCCGACCGCGCGCGGCAGGTCTTCCTGCGCAACAAGGTGCATGGTGAAGACCAGTCCGATCTGGCGCGCGAATTTGGCGTGTCGCGCAACCTGATCGAGCGGGACATGATGCTTGCCATGGACCGGGTCGAAGCCGCCATGCATCGGTGGCACGGCAGCCGGTCCGCTGTGTCCCACATGCCGCGGCAAGGAAGGCGGCAGTCCTTGTCGGCCTTGTTGGGCTTGGGCGCGTTCGGCCTGGGCGGTGCGGCCCTGTGGCGTTGGGCCGCCTACGCCACGCCGCAGTGGCAGGATGCCTATGCCACGCAGCACGCCCAGCGCGCGCGCCATGTGCTGCCCGATGGCTCGGTGCTGACGCTCGATGCCGCGTCGCGGGTCGACGTCACGTATTACGGCAGCCGGCGGGTCGTGTCTCTGCTTGCCGGTGCGGCGTTTTTCGAGGTCACGCCCGAGCCCGCGCGGCCCTTCCAGGTCGATGTCGCCCGCCAACACGACGGGGTGCGGGTCACCGTGCTTGGCACCCGCTTCGGTGTCGAACGGGAACCGTCCGACGCGGTACGTATCGAGGTCGAATCCGGACGCGTCGCCGTCGAGCCTACCGGAAAAGGGCGCTGGCCCCGCCAGGAACTGACGGCGGCCCAGCGCCTGCGCGTGCTGCCCCATGACGATCGCCGCCCGCCGGCCGCATCCATCGAGCGCCACGATCACGTGTCGGAGGCCGCGTCGTGGCGGCACGGAATGGTGGCGTTCGACAACCAACCGCTTGACGATGTCATCGATCGGCTGCGGCGCTATGTTGCGCAGACGGTGGACCTGGACGCCGCGGTGTCGCCATTGCGCCTGTCGGGCCAGGTGCGGACCGACAAGGTCGACGACTTCCTGGCTGCCTTGCCGCGCATCCTGCCGGTGGCGGCGACCCTGGCGGATGGCCGGTGGCAGGTGACCCGGCCGGGGCGCTGA
- a CDS encoding TonB-dependent siderophore receptor, producing MKSSLNSLSPRAGASTAWLLAITLWPTAQTMAATADAVAADRVAAPLASPASAFGTTAIASPSRTATFDIPALPLPAALALFSRQSGAQLVYAPALVDGRNGRAVQGTLSIDAALSDLVRGAGLVVHRRGSTLTLEVAPSQLREVSVSAPAEDAYGPVSGYVARRSATATKTDTPLLETPQSISVVGADEMALRKSDSLSDAVGYVPSIVAQPNGFARLTDDYNVRGFDAGARTGSILRDGMKLQAAQFDGGQEPYGLERVELLRGASSVLYGQLSPGGLINTVSKRPTADPLHEINLQLGSHGRKQLSTDHGGRLNDDGSLTYRLTALVRRSDTQVDPVQDNKLYIAPALTWRPSAATSITLLTSYQKIDTRLVAPMDYNTTIFSSRPGPKIGYRQFTGERDYDNYDGRMTTAGYVAEHRFASGVLLRHALRAYRSDVDYRYLTPRTISGSSLARRYDTRFDDSRGTTSDTNVQWTGRSGLWESTLLGGVDVYRKDYSAHRFTGNAPALPLNGPSMSRLPTVTSVDSGSELVSLQKGVYAQGQFKFDDKWVLVAGGRYDWADSKTTVYQTGARTDQDDRKFSGRLGLVRTFDNGVAPYVSFSQSFFPTTSGSARPGTGPFKPTVGEQFEAGVRYQPVGSKTLLSAALYQLTQKNVVTDDPADSRYDVQRGKVRSRGLELEARATLAPGLQVIAAYNYTDARTTADTDPAVVGTATQGVPRHTASVWADYRLGMLGLPAARVAAGVRYLGPLTTAASASERRTPGYTLVDATFTYDLDAHWQLGMRAQNLFDKQYLYCSGTCRYGDRLTVMGTASYRW from the coding sequence ATGAAGTCTTCCCTGAATTCCCTTTCGCCGCGCGCAGGCGCATCGACCGCCTGGTTGCTGGCGATCACGCTGTGGCCAACTGCCCAGACCATGGCAGCCACGGCGGATGCCGTCGCAGCCGATCGCGTCGCCGCCCCGCTGGCATCGCCGGCATCCGCCTTCGGCACGACCGCGATCGCATCGCCATCCCGCACCGCCACCTTCGACATCCCGGCCTTGCCGCTGCCGGCCGCGCTGGCCTTGTTCAGCCGTCAGTCCGGCGCCCAGCTCGTCTACGCGCCGGCATTGGTTGACGGACGCAACGGTCGCGCGGTGCAGGGCACGCTGTCGATCGACGCCGCCTTGAGCGATCTGGTGCGCGGCGCCGGCCTGGTCGTGCATCGCCGCGGCAGCACGCTCACCCTTGAAGTCGCGCCGTCGCAATTGCGTGAAGTGTCCGTCAGCGCGCCAGCCGAAGACGCCTACGGACCCGTGTCCGGCTACGTCGCGCGCCGCAGCGCCACGGCCACCAAGACCGACACGCCGCTGCTCGAAACCCCGCAGTCCATCTCGGTTGTCGGTGCCGACGAAATGGCGCTGCGCAAAAGCGATTCGCTGTCGGATGCGGTGGGCTATGTGCCAAGCATCGTCGCGCAGCCCAATGGCTTTGCACGACTGACCGACGACTACAACGTGCGCGGCTTCGATGCCGGCGCACGCACGGGCAGCATCCTGCGCGACGGCATGAAGTTGCAGGCCGCGCAGTTCGATGGCGGCCAGGAACCTTACGGCCTTGAACGGGTGGAACTGCTGCGCGGTGCATCGTCGGTCCTGTATGGGCAGCTGTCGCCCGGTGGCCTGATCAACACGGTCAGCAAGCGTCCCACGGCGGACCCCTTGCATGAAATCAATCTGCAACTGGGCAGTCATGGCCGCAAGCAACTGAGCACCGACCACGGCGGCCGCCTGAATGACGACGGCTCGCTCACGTACCGGCTGACCGCGCTGGTCCGCCGCAGCGATACGCAGGTCGACCCGGTGCAAGACAACAAGCTGTACATCGCGCCGGCGTTGACGTGGCGCCCGTCCGCGGCCACGTCCATCACGCTGCTGACCAGCTACCAGAAGATCGACACGCGGCTGGTCGCGCCCATGGACTACAACACGACGATCTTCAGCAGCCGGCCCGGTCCCAAGATCGGCTACCGGCAATTCACGGGCGAGCGCGACTACGACAACTACGACGGCCGCATGACCACCGCGGGCTACGTGGCCGAACACCGCTTTGCGTCCGGCGTGCTGCTGCGCCATGCCTTGCGCGCGTATCGGTCCGATGTCGACTACCGCTACCTGACGCCGCGCACGATCAGCGGTTCGTCTCTGGCCCGCCGCTACGACACGCGCTTTGACGACTCACGTGGCACCACCAGCGATACGAACGTCCAATGGACGGGCCGCAGCGGGCTGTGGGAATCGACGTTGCTCGGCGGGGTCGATGTCTATCGCAAGGACTACAGCGCGCACCGGTTCACCGGCAACGCGCCGGCCTTGCCGCTCAATGGTCCTTCGATGTCCCGTCTGCCCACCGTCACGTCGGTGGATTCGGGGTCGGAACTCGTCAGCCTGCAAAAGGGCGTGTATGCGCAGGGGCAGTTCAAGTTCGACGACAAGTGGGTGCTGGTGGCCGGCGGCCGCTACGACTGGGCCGACAGCAAGACCACCGTGTACCAGACGGGCGCTCGCACCGATCAGGATGACCGCAAGTTCTCGGGCCGGCTCGGGCTGGTGCGCACCTTCGACAACGGTGTTGCACCGTACGTCAGCTTCAGCCAGTCCTTCTTTCCGACCACCAGCGGCTCGGCCCGGCCGGGCACAGGTCCTTTCAAGCCGACGGTTGGCGAACAGTTCGAAGCCGGTGTGCGCTACCAGCCGGTCGGATCGAAAACGCTGCTCAGCGCCGCGCTTTATCAGCTGACGCAAAAGAATGTGGTGACTGACGATCCGGCCGATAGCCGGTACGACGTGCAGCGCGGCAAGGTCCGCAGCCGGGGTCTGGAGCTGGAAGCACGGGCGACCCTGGCGCCCGGCCTGCAAGTGATTGCGGCCTACAACTACACGGATGCCCGCACGACCGCCGACACGGATCCGGCCGTGGTCGGGACCGCGACGCAAGGCGTGCCACGTCACACCGCGTCGGTCTGGGCGGACTATCGTCTGGGAATGTTGGGATTACCTGCGGCGCGCGTGGCGGCGGGGGTGCGGTATCTGGGACCGCTGACCACGGCGGCCAGTGCATCGGAGCGCCGTACACCGGGCTACACGCTGGTGGACGCGACCTTCACGTACGACCTG